The Marinilongibacter aquaticus genome has a window encoding:
- a CDS encoding DUF58 domain-containing protein, which produces MEQPRVDLAKIREYGNLELLARQLVEGFITGLHKSPFHGFSVEFAEHRLYNTGESTRHIDWKVFGKTDRLYVKRYEEETNLRCHLLLDVSPSMYYPQKDKGKMVFACLAAATLANLMQRQRDAVSLVTFSDQIETQTAVKSTPGHIHQIYVELDRLLTSKPNVQSTHVAETLHQLADKIHKRSLVIIFSDMFDHNEDREELFSALQHMKHKKHEVLLFHVTDKSTERDFMFDERPYEFIDLESGEKLKAQPSQVKKQYQEAIHAFYEDLKLRSGQYGIDFMEADIRAGFDQIMTSFLLRRSKMK; this is translated from the coding sequence ATTGAACAGCCTCGCGTGGATTTAGCCAAAATTAGAGAATACGGGAATTTGGAGCTTTTGGCTCGGCAATTGGTCGAAGGATTCATTACGGGTTTGCACAAATCGCCTTTTCACGGTTTTTCTGTAGAGTTTGCAGAACACCGTTTGTACAATACAGGAGAAAGCACGCGGCATATCGATTGGAAAGTATTTGGAAAAACTGACCGCCTGTACGTGAAACGGTACGAGGAAGAAACCAACCTGCGTTGCCATTTGCTCTTGGATGTTTCGCCTTCCATGTATTATCCGCAAAAGGATAAGGGCAAAATGGTATTTGCTTGCCTTGCGGCCGCTACTTTGGCCAATTTGATGCAGAGGCAAAGGGATGCGGTGAGTTTGGTTACTTTTTCCGACCAAATAGAAACGCAGACCGCGGTAAAATCGACTCCGGGCCATATTCATCAGATTTATGTGGAATTGGATAGGTTGTTGACTTCAAAACCGAATGTGCAATCGACCCATGTGGCCGAAACCTTGCACCAATTGGCCGATAAAATTCATAAGCGGTCTTTGGTGATTATTTTCAGTGATATGTTCGATCACAATGAGGATAGGGAAGAGCTGTTTTCGGCTTTGCAACATATGAAACACAAAAAGCATGAAGTGTTGCTTTTTCATGTGACAGACAAAAGCACAGAACGGGATTTTATGTTTGATGAACGCCCCTACGAATTTATTGATCTGGAAAGTGGCGAGAAATTAAAAGCTCAACCCAGTCAGGTGAAAAAGCAATATCAGGAGGCCATTCATGCTTTTTACGAAGATTTGAAACTGAGATCGGGACAATATGGGATTGATTTCATGGAGGCCGATATCCGTGCAGGGTTTGATCAGATAATGACTTCTTTTTTGCTGCGTAGAAGCAAAATGAAATAG
- a CDS encoding septal ring lytic transglycosylase RlpA family protein, whose product MQATILAFMVSILLLFCENKEEDTLLGTQMEGMASYYGPRFHGKKTANGEKMDQNALTCAHKSLPFGTMLEVKNLGNDSTVLVRVNDRGPYSRNRIIDLSTAAAKQLGMRHIGVAKVAATVVGEDGRVFITPIQSIVHTLEKEGTNIANALN is encoded by the coding sequence ATGCAAGCCACAATCTTGGCTTTTATGGTTTCGATCTTGCTCCTTTTTTGCGAAAATAAAGAAGAAGATACTCTTTTGGGAACCCAGATGGAAGGGATGGCTTCTTACTATGGCCCACGCTTTCATGGGAAAAAAACGGCCAATGGAGAGAAGATGGATCAGAATGCCCTTACCTGTGCTCACAAGTCTTTGCCATTCGGTACGATGTTGGAAGTGAAAAACCTCGGAAACGACTCTACGGTTTTGGTGCGTGTAAACGACCGCGGGCCTTATTCCCGAAACAGAATCATCGATTTGTCTACTGCGGCGGCCAAGCAATTGGGCATGCGGCACATAGGCGTGGCGAAGGTGGCGGCTACGGTGGTTGGCGAAGACGGACGGGTTTTTATTACGCCCATTCAGTCGATCGTCCATACTTTGGAAAAGGAAGGAACAAATATTGCCAATGCTTTAAATTGA
- a CDS encoding PUR family DNA/RNA-binding protein, whose protein sequence is MQREEKEMIFSKRVRAGKRTYFFDVRTTRSNDYYMTVTESRRQQRDGDFVYEKSKLFIYKEDFNKFVEALQETVDHIKTELLPDFDFDQYANNDEEQEEKPVAAKENQDSFSNSELKWE, encoded by the coding sequence GTGCAACGCGAAGAGAAAGAAATGATCTTCTCAAAACGAGTACGTGCAGGAAAACGCACTTATTTTTTTGATGTAAGGACAACGCGGTCGAACGACTACTACATGACAGTAACCGAAAGCCGCAGACAGCAGAGAGACGGTGATTTTGTCTATGAAAAAAGCAAACTGTTTATCTACAAAGAAGACTTCAACAAATTTGTGGAAGCCCTTCAAGAAACAGTGGACCATATCAAAACAGAGCTTTTGCCCGATTTTGATTTCGACCAATATGCAAACAACGACGAAGAGCAAGAAGAAAAACCGGTAGCCGCAAAAGAAAACCAAGATTCTTTCAGCAATTCTGAATTGAAATGGGAATAA
- a CDS encoding oxidoreductase, whose amino-acid sequence MPKTALIAGASGLVGSHLLKKLLASEDYEKVVSIGRRKTGLNHAKLTELEVDFDKLETYAFRADQYFCCLGTTIKNAGSKENFRKVDFAYPLHLAQIAEKNEAELFAVVTAMGADPFSSFFYNRVKGQLEEKLKSIRLENIGVFRPAMLLGERKESRTGEAVGKVLVKLLDILIPKNYKGIPAENVAEAMIEYAKNPQGRFQIILSGDMN is encoded by the coding sequence ATGCCCAAAACAGCCCTAATCGCAGGAGCGAGTGGTTTGGTCGGCAGTCACCTGTTGAAAAAATTGCTTGCAAGCGAAGACTATGAAAAAGTAGTCAGTATTGGCCGAAGAAAAACTGGCCTGAACCATGCAAAACTCACCGAATTGGAAGTGGACTTTGATAAGCTTGAAACCTATGCTTTTCGAGCCGATCAGTATTTTTGTTGTTTAGGCACAACCATAAAAAATGCGGGGTCGAAGGAAAACTTTCGAAAAGTAGATTTCGCTTACCCTCTGCATTTGGCACAAATTGCCGAAAAAAATGAAGCCGAGCTTTTTGCGGTGGTCACAGCTATGGGAGCCGATCCGTTCTCTTCATTTTTTTACAATCGTGTAAAGGGCCAATTGGAAGAAAAACTAAAGTCTATCCGATTGGAGAATATTGGTGTTTTTAGGCCAGCTATGCTTTTGGGGGAAAGAAAAGAAAGCCGCACAGGCGAAGCTGTGGGCAAGGTTTTGGTGAAATTGTTGGATATCCTTATTCCTAAAAATTACAAGGGGATACCTGCTGAAAATGTGGCCGAGGCCATGATAGAATATGCGAAGAACCCGCAAGGCAGGTTCCAAATAATTCTTTCAGGGGATATGAATTAG
- a CDS encoding DUF3050 domain-containing protein, giving the protein MHEIQIIEDKIENLRSRLQNHSLYSTLKELEDVRLFMEHHVFAVWDFMSLLKALQKGLTCVEVPWMPAPQAEIVRFINEIVLGEESDVNEKGEVKSHFEMYLEAMGQTGADTDVIAAFLEQLKAGKSVEEALAKMDVPQSVKEFVAFTFEVIASGKMHQIASAFTFGREDLIPDMFIEILNGAENEGKNQEKLKYYLARHIELDGDEHGPLSLKMIQSLCGSDKQKWAETEQVAIAALEKRVALWDGIAQAILERQALLA; this is encoded by the coding sequence ATGCACGAAATACAAATCATTGAGGACAAGATCGAGAACCTGCGTTCGAGATTGCAAAACCATAGCTTGTACAGTACGCTCAAAGAATTGGAAGATGTTCGCCTTTTTATGGAGCATCATGTGTTTGCCGTATGGGATTTCATGTCTCTATTGAAAGCCCTGCAAAAGGGCTTAACCTGCGTTGAAGTGCCTTGGATGCCGGCCCCACAGGCCGAAATCGTTCGCTTTATCAATGAAATAGTTTTGGGAGAGGAGTCGGATGTGAATGAGAAAGGCGAAGTGAAGAGCCATTTTGAAATGTATCTTGAAGCGATGGGCCAAACGGGAGCCGATACGGATGTGATCGCCGCTTTTTTGGAACAATTGAAAGCAGGAAAATCGGTGGAAGAAGCCTTGGCTAAAATGGATGTGCCGCAATCGGTGAAGGAGTTTGTAGCCTTCACTTTTGAGGTTATTGCTTCGGGGAAAATGCACCAGATTGCTTCGGCTTTTACTTTTGGAAGAGAAGACCTGATTCCCGATATGTTTATCGAGATTTTGAATGGGGCAGAGAATGAAGGAAAGAATCAAGAAAAGTTGAAATACTATTTGGCCCGTCATATCGAATTGGATGGCGACGAGCATGGCCCCCTTTCTTTGAAAATGATCCAGTCTTTGTGTGGCTCGGATAAACAAAAATGGGCCGAAACCGAACAGGTGGCCATCGCCGCTCTGGAGAAAAGGGTGGCTCTGTGGGACGGAATAGCCCAGGCTATTTTGGAAAGGCAGGCGTTGTTGGCTTAA
- a CDS encoding sodium:solute symporter family transporter, which yields MQYLQTADYLVFLFYFFVVAGYGYYVYKKKKSESNNTKDFFLAEGSLTWWAIGASLIASNISAEQFIGMAGNGFSMGLAISTYEWMAAATLIVVAVFFMPIYLKNKIFTMPQFLSQRYNKTVSLIMAIFWLFLYIMVNLTSILYLGALAVSGISGLDFWYCMIGLAVFAIIITIGGMKVIGYTDVIQVFFLIIGGLATTYLAINLVSSEFGLEGLTNGFKAMTEQHDDHFHMIFNKGNEFYSQLPGLTVLFGAMWIVNLNYWGCNQYITQRALGADLKTARNGLLFAAFLKLLMPLIVVLPGIAAYTLYQRGMFQADMLGVDGTLNPDKAYPVLLNLLPTGLKGLSFAALTAAVVASLAGKANSISTIFTLDIFKEYLGKDKTEEQLVRIGRIVIVIAMILAIVISPFMGIDKKGGFQFVQEMTGLVSPGVFASFFMGFFWKRTNSAGALFAIVGGFIIAFLMHFNLFPGTDWSAIPFLDRMGWVFLICLAGILILGYALPDEGKGLEIDVKMFKVNRSFAIGAAIVLTVITVLYTVFY from the coding sequence ATGCAATATTTACAAACCGCAGACTATTTGGTTTTTCTCTTTTACTTTTTTGTCGTAGCTGGCTACGGATATTACGTGTACAAGAAGAAAAAGTCAGAATCCAACAATACAAAAGATTTCTTTTTAGCCGAAGGTTCGCTTACCTGGTGGGCCATTGGTGCTTCGCTTATCGCTTCGAATATTTCTGCCGAACAGTTCATCGGAATGGCCGGAAATGGATTTTCAATGGGTTTGGCGATTTCTACATACGAGTGGATGGCCGCCGCAACACTCATCGTGGTGGCAGTGTTTTTTATGCCCATTTATCTGAAGAACAAGATTTTCACCATGCCGCAGTTTTTGAGCCAACGTTACAATAAAACGGTGAGCTTGATCATGGCTATATTTTGGCTGTTTTTGTACATTATGGTAAACCTAACCTCCATTCTGTATTTGGGAGCTTTGGCGGTGTCGGGCATCAGTGGTCTCGATTTTTGGTATTGCATGATCGGTCTGGCAGTGTTTGCCATTATCATCACCATTGGCGGAATGAAAGTGATTGGCTATACGGATGTAATACAGGTTTTTTTCTTGATCATAGGTGGTTTGGCCACTACTTACTTGGCCATCAATTTGGTGTCTTCAGAGTTTGGATTGGAAGGTTTGACCAACGGGTTCAAAGCAATGACTGAACAGCACGACGATCACTTCCATATGATTTTCAACAAGGGTAACGAGTTTTATTCACAACTGCCCGGCCTCACTGTCCTGTTTGGGGCCATGTGGATCGTGAACCTCAACTATTGGGGCTGTAACCAGTACATTACGCAGCGGGCTTTGGGTGCGGATTTGAAAACGGCTCGGAACGGTTTGCTTTTCGCTGCTTTTTTGAAATTGCTGATGCCACTTATTGTGGTGCTTCCGGGCATTGCTGCATATACCTTGTATCAAAGGGGCATGTTCCAAGCTGATATGCTCGGTGTGGACGGTACTTTGAACCCGGACAAGGCTTACCCTGTATTGTTGAATTTGTTGCCTACAGGCCTTAAAGGTTTGTCTTTTGCTGCTCTTACGGCTGCCGTGGTGGCGTCTTTGGCGGGTAAGGCCAACAGTATTTCAACGATCTTCACTTTGGACATTTTCAAAGAATATTTAGGCAAAGACAAAACGGAAGAACAATTGGTGCGTATCGGACGGATTGTGATCGTGATTGCCATGATTTTGGCCATTGTGATTTCGCCTTTTATGGGCATCGACAAGAAAGGCGGTTTTCAGTTTGTGCAAGAAATGACCGGTTTGGTTTCGCCGGGCGTTTTTGCTTCGTTTTTCATGGGCTTCTTCTGGAAACGTACCAATTCGGCCGGAGCTTTATTTGCCATTGTCGGTGGCTTTATTATCGCCTTTTTAATGCATTTCAATTTATTCCCGGGAACAGACTGGTCGGCCATTCCATTCCTCGATCGTATGGGCTGGGTGTTCTTGATCTGTTTGGCAGGCATTCTTATTCTGGGCTATGCTTTGCCCGATGAAGGTAAGGGGCTTGAGATAGATGTGAAGATGTTTAAGGTGAACAGATCTTTCGCTATCGGAGCCGCAATTGTATTGACCGTAATTACAGTATTGTATACTGTGTTCTATTAA